The genomic stretch CGGACGGCACATGTTGGTACCAACATCATCACGGCTGTGGCGTACATGAAGGGTCTGTGGATGGAATGTGTGTGGCACAGTACAGGGATTTACCAGTGCCAGGTTCATCAGTCACTGCTAGCTCTTCCTCGAGATCTTCAGATTGCCCGAGGCATGATGGTGACCTCGTGTGTCCTCAATGTGCTGGCCAGTGTTATCTCTGTTTTTGGAATGAAGTGTACTCACTGTGCCAAAGGCTCTTCGGCAAAGAGGATGATTGCCGTCTTTGGTGGAGTCCTCTTCGTCCTTGGAGGACTGACGTGCCTGGTTCCGGTTGCCTGGTCTACCAATAACATTGTCAATGACTTTTACAACCCAGTGTTTCAATATGGTATGAAGTTTGAGATTGGACAAGCTCTGTACGTTGGCTTTATTTCGGGAGGACTGATTGTCATTGGAGGAGGCATGCTGCTCTTTACATCTTGCCAAAAGAGCATTGACCAAGTGCCTTATCTCCACCCATCACATAACCTAAGGAGGCCAGCCATAAGCAGGACAGTCCGAGTCTATAAAAGTAGTCACAATCCTTCTAGGTCTTCAGCTTCACATCATGGGTACCAAATCAATGACTTTGTCTGAGGATCTATCCTCCCATTGACTCATCTGTCCATGAACTGACTTGATCAACTCAATACATGATTACTACGTTTCAGGCTACACTATATGAAAAGTGCCGGGAAGAACTTGTAAATGTGTAACATTGTATATACTTTATGTTCTTTATTTATTATACAAGAAACAAGATAGGATATGACAGCATTTGGAACGAGTCTGCTATGATCAACCTTTGAAGGGATACTTTCTTTTTTTAAGTTTGTCattgaaaataaataatgcaaagaAACATATTATGTGTCCTTGTTTTTAACAATATTGCAATATTGATAATTTTAGTTAATGTTAGCACCGATTTACagtcttaaatttatcacaggtgccgacatctttactgctggcagatgcatcactgaggaatgtttgtttactgtgtgttctGAAGTCAGTATTaataacacctgggcccatatgcaattaactttttctcctaagtttctcctaggtgatattttcacaccttatcaatgaaaTGCATTTTTAGCCACTAGCAACCAAGAACATACTCTGAATACTTTTGGCAAtactttttcagctactttttggtactctttcagttgcagagtgctaaaaagttattttaagcagaagacgaaaaattatctcctaggagaaaaaatgaattgaatgggcccgatggtctcccagaatgctctgggaggggaATTTTGTATATCTaagcagcctaggctaaacatcattgggagggcggggttacatcacaatatatagcaatatatagatataggaagtgtttttaatGATGAAACCAGTATGGGTAACATAAAAgcgggtattctgaataatttagtCCATTCtactgtcactacagtgcctctttaagctgTCTCTTAACTCCTACCTTTCTGATGACGCATTGCCCAGTTCTGACTTATGGGACACCCTGTATGATGACTTCAAGATAGTCACaaatgaaaagaagaaaaaaaaggtgaGGTTTCCCCCAATAAGAGGGACTTGGCAAACACATCTGTCATAA from Hyperolius riggenbachi isolate aHypRig1 chromosome 2, aHypRig1.pri, whole genome shotgun sequence encodes the following:
- the LOC137544957 gene encoding claudin-14-like, translating into MASLAVQLLGFFLSLIGLIGAIITTVLPHWWRTAHVGTNIITAVAYMKGLWMECVWHSTGIYQCQVHQSLLALPRDLQIARGMMVTSCVLNVLASVISVFGMKCTHCAKGSSAKRMIAVFGGVLFVLGGLTCLVPVAWSTNNIVNDFYNPVFQYGMKFEIGQALYVGFISGGLIVIGGGMLLFTSCQKSIDQVPYLHPSHNLRRPAISRTVRVYKSSHNPSRSSASHHGYQINDFV